In the Phaseolus vulgaris cultivar G19833 chromosome 7, P. vulgaris v2.0, whole genome shotgun sequence genome, one interval contains:
- the LOC137828064 gene encoding uncharacterized protein, producing the protein MVFTCSEEGESMAMGPERSKPLHNFMLPCLKWGSQRHLRCTKLGSDSSTDAGDRRSPAPREFDPPPPGNADARLRLKRPRFLGDEGIDAVREKLMLDLKTEADRMKDAILGKEVVEEDNDVIMDDAPSVTVAVEEEAQPLASGVRTWNLRTRRAPVAVKIDERKAGVGTSFTPLRSLSGAGKSPKLRGSPEKDERPAKFSMTLTKKEIEDDFMNLVGHRPPRRPKKRPRNAQKQLDTLFPGQWLSEVSADCYKVPEEAETGKR; encoded by the exons ATGGTGTTTACGTGTTCGGAGGAAGGAGAGAGTATGGCCATGGGACCCGAGAGATCGAAGCCTCTTCACAATTTCATGTTACCCTGTTTGAAGTGGGGGAGTCAGCGCCACCTCCGCTGCACCAAACTGGGCTCCGACTCCTCCACTGACGCCGGAGATCGGCGATCTCCGGCGCCGCGGGAATTCGACCCCCCGCCGCCTGGAAATGCCGACGCGCGACTGCGTCTCAAGCGGCCGCGATTCCTCGGCGACGAGGGGATCGACGCCGTCAGGGAGAAGCTCATGCTCGATCTCAAAACCGAGGCTGATAGGATGAAGGACGCGATTCTCGGTAAGGAGGTCGTCGAGGAGGACAATGATGTTATCATGGACGACGCGCCGTCAGTGACGGTGGCGGTTGAGGAGGAGGCGCAGCCGTTGGCTTCTGGAGTCAGGACGTGGAATCTGCGGACGCGGAGGGCTCCCGTGGCGGTCAAGATTGACGAGAGGAAGGCCGGGGTCGGGACGTCGTTTACGCCGTTGAGGAGCCTTTCCGGCGCCGGAAAGTCACCGAAATTAAGAGGGTCGCCGGAGAAAGACGAGCGGCCGGCGAAGTTTTCTATGACGCTGACGAAGAAGGAGATTGAGGATGATTTCATGAATTTGGTGGGCCACCGGCCTCCCCGCCGGCCCAAGAAGCGCCCCAGAAACGCTCAGAAGCAATTGGAT ACCCTTTTCCCTGGTCAGTGGTTGTCGGAGGTTAGTGCTGATTGCTACAAGGTTCCTGAGGAAGCTGAAACTGGCAAG AGGTAG